In the genome of Oncorhynchus mykiss isolate Arlee chromosome 18, USDA_OmykA_1.1, whole genome shotgun sequence, one region contains:
- the LOC110496221 gene encoding zinc finger and BTB domain-containing protein 22 yields the protein MHSLSMGQGCSSSGAPSGSVVQVCFPSSQASVLDSLNRQREEGQLCDLSIQVQGKVFKAHRCVLAASSPYFHDQVLLKNMSTVSIPAVMDPLAFESVLSCAYTGQLRMLREDIVNYLTVGSVLQMWHIVDKCTELLKEGRVVGSASQGVIEGVQGNPGCSSSESSLGAGSAQAGGSNTQAAPHPPSRPSLSESQSPSSTNYFSPRDVNFGGGAAGAAGQEGVNATPSYCTPSGAEEAFLIEEEDEEELLYHRKQGSSRRKRTTSVSDQEVGVSDSFGVSSYQDGDASPLQKRPTYSQPSIMPRKQWLVVKTERPQDDDLIVVSGEEGPDEEEERELEMLRERERTFNISNVRTLSGELRSRADHEMETQMDYCQSSEDYLKFDSGLMDQTPPQHLHDSAGQSGGRAVSALLGQVQSAAAARAQLFPIDMQGNQILMYSQSSLDSSQPIGIGMAGAPFKGPNLEHGAVHLSAQGGLGGGIDGLDGGGGGGSGKVFMCHCGKTFTHKSMRDRHINMHLDLRPFNCPVCAKKFKMKHHLTEHMKTHTGLKPYDCHGCGKKFMWRDSYMRHRSHCERRGGAAGRREDGGGSDRTDGVSPQHLSHLPLSASQDAVGGRTGISVLSPHHSSTGSSSNAVSCLTMASAGAHLGVNSPSVLQGQGSVFGLGVSQGGCEEEVSEVGDNDSVT from the exons ATGCATTCTCTGTCAATGGGGCAGGGCTGTAGCAGCTCAGGTGCCCCCTCTGGCTCGGTGGTCCAGGTGTGCTTCCCCAGCTCCCAGGCGTCTGTACTGGACAGCCTGAATCGGCAGCGTGAGGAGGGCCAGCTCTGTGACCTCTCCATCCAGGTCCAGGGGAAGGTGTTCAAGGCTCACCGCTGCGTGCTAGCTGCATCCTCACCCTACTTTCACGACCAG gtgctCTTGAAGAACATGTCCACTGTCTCCATCCCTGCCGTCATGGACCCGCTGGCGTTCGAGAGCGTCCTGAGCTGCGCCTACACGGGCCAGCTGCGCATGCTCCGCGAAGACATCGTCAACTACCTCACCGTGGGCAGCGTGCTGCAGATGTGGCACATCGTGGACAAGTGCACAGAGCTCCTCAAAGAGGGGCGGGTGGTGGGTAGCGCATCCCAGGGGGTCATTGAGGGAGTGCAGGGGAACCCTGGATGCAGTAGCAGTGAAAGCTCCCTAGGGGCTGGGAGTGCCCAAGCAGGTGGAAGCAACACCCAGGCAGCCCCTCACCCTCCCAGCCGCCCGTCCCTGAGTGAGAGCCAGTCTCCCAGCAGCACCAACTACTTCAGCCCCAGAGATGTCAACTTCGGAGGGGGGGCAGCTGGAGCTGCAGGGCAGGAAGGCGTGAACGCCACTCCCAGCTACTGCACCCCTTCTGGGGCCGAGGAGGCCTTCCTGAtcgaagaggaggatgaagaagagcTCCTGTACCATAGGAAGCAAGGGAGCAGCAGGAGGAAACGGACAACCTCTGTCTCGGACCAAGAGGTTGGAGTCAGCGACAGCTTCGGAGTGTCGTCCTACCAAGACGGGGACGCCTCCCCTCTCCAGAAGCGACCCACCTACAGCCAGCCCAGCATCATGCCCCGGAAGCAGTGGTTGGTGGTGAAGACGGAGAGACCACAGGACGATGACCTGATTGTGGTGTCGGGGGAGGAAGGgccagatgaggaagaggagagagagttggagatgttgagggagagggagaggacgttCAACATATCCAATGTCAGGACTCTGTCTGGAGAGCTGAGGAGCAGAGCGGACCATGAGATGGAGACACAG ATGGATTACTGCCAATCTTCTGAAGATTACCTCAAGTTTGACAGTGGTTTGATGGACCAGACTCCCCCACAGCACCTTCATGACAGTGCTGGTCAGAGTGGTGGCAGAGCTGTTTCTGCCCTACTCGGCCAAGTCcagtctgctgctgctgctagagCTCAGCTCTTTCCCATAGACATGCAAGGCAACCAGATCCTCATGTACAGCCAATCCTCTTTAGACTCCTCTCAACCCATAGGAATAGGCATGGCTGGGGCACCATTTAAAGGGCCAAACTTAGAGCATGGAGCGGTCCATTTGTCAGCACAGGGGGGTTTGGGCGGTGGCATAGATGGACTGGATGGGGGTGGTGGCGGGGGTTCAGGGAAAGTGTTCATGTGCCACTGTGGAAAGACCTTCACCCACAAGAGCATGCGCGACCGCCACATCAACATGCACCTGGACCTGCGTCCCTTCAACTGCCCCGTCTGCGCcaagaagttcaagatgaagcACCACCTGACGGAGCATATGAAGACCCACACGGGGCTCAAGCCCTACGACTGCCACGGCTGCGGCAAGAAGTTCATGTGGCGCGACAGCTACATGAGGCACCGCTCCCACTGCGAGAGACGTGGCGGGGCGGCTGGCAGGCGCGAGGATGGGGGAGGGTCCGACCGCACTGATGGCGTCTCCCCTCAgcacctctctcatctccccctctcggCCAGTCAAGATGCCGTTGGTGGCAGGACTGGGATCTCTGTCTTGTCGCCACATCATTCCAGTACAGGTAGCAGCAGCAATGCCGTCTCTTGCCTGACCATGGCCAGTGCAGGAGCGCACTTAGGGGTCAACTCTCCGAGCGTGTTGCAGGGTCAAGGTTCTGTGTTTGGTCTGGGGGTCAGCCAAGGTGGGTGTGAGGAGGAAGTGTCTGAGGTTGGTGATAATGATAGTGTCACTTGA